In Populus trichocarpa isolate Nisqually-1 chromosome 16, P.trichocarpa_v4.1, whole genome shotgun sequence, a genomic segment contains:
- the LOC7472493 gene encoding NADH dehydrogenase [ubiquinone] 1 alpha subcomplex subunit 1, with protein sequence MGWRWVEAVLPLGIIAGMLCIAGNVQYVIHTKAHGRPKHIGNDMWDVAMERRDKNLISSSSSS encoded by the coding sequence ATGGGATGGAGATGGGTAGAAGCAGTATTGCCATTAGGAATCATAGCAGGAATGCTTTGCATAGCTGGTAACGTTCAGTATGTCATCCACACGAAAGCTCATGGCCGTCCTAAGCACATCGGCAACGATATGTGGGACGTCGCTATGGAGAGAAGGGACAAAAACctcatctcctcctcctcctcctcctag